Proteins encoded within one genomic window of Archangium lipolyticum:
- a CDS encoding DUF2381 family protein has product MLLAPPVALVALVLLSTPSDVSAARGMDECEAASPRIELSPTPNKGQAPVVCIGPGLHITFRFDSLLQHESLKIQEREWFEDWALGQQTLTLVPRENLAAGKRTEVDVCFADGAAPACATFELVVHPGLGMQEIKVLRQPRPVAHFQQVAKEAEAEVQQCRAEVRQLRAERGVPDGLRGAIASSIVDGERGVLVKDLTDDVTPKEGNALVKDRVYSYRAKERVAVEVYLENPSATPWTAAGAVLRGHKGEVFKPLPIWQPDPILPAEPGREYKRLGRVVVELMATEKEARGTYTLILWDAARQRAVTLDNVTFP; this is encoded by the coding sequence ATGCTCCTCGCGCCTCCCGTCGCCCTCGTGGCGCTGGTTCTCCTGTCCACGCCCTCGGATGTCTCCGCGGCTCGCGGTATGGATGAGTGCGAAGCCGCGAGCCCGCGCATCGAGCTGTCCCCCACGCCCAACAAGGGACAGGCGCCAGTGGTGTGTATCGGCCCAGGTCTGCACATCACGTTCCGCTTCGACTCGTTGCTCCAGCATGAATCCCTGAAGATTCAGGAGCGGGAATGGTTCGAGGACTGGGCCTTGGGACAGCAGACGCTCACGCTGGTGCCCCGCGAGAACCTGGCCGCCGGAAAGCGGACTGAAGTGGACGTGTGCTTTGCGGACGGTGCTGCGCCCGCGTGCGCCACCTTCGAACTTGTGGTCCATCCCGGGCTCGGAATGCAGGAAATCAAGGTGTTGCGGCAGCCGCGCCCTGTGGCTCACTTCCAGCAAGTCGCCAAGGAGGCCGAGGCAGAGGTGCAGCAGTGCCGGGCGGAGGTGCGGCAGCTCCGCGCCGAGCGCGGCGTCCCGGATGGGCTGAGGGGCGCCATTGCTTCCAGCATCGTGGATGGAGAGAGAGGTGTCCTCGTCAAGGATCTGACTGACGATGTCACTCCGAAGGAGGGCAACGCTCTCGTCAAGGACCGCGTCTACAGCTACCGCGCCAAAGAGCGAGTGGCCGTGGAGGTGTACCTAGAGAATCCTAGCGCGACGCCGTGGACGGCGGCGGGCGCGGTCCTTCGGGGGCACAAGGGCGAGGTGTTCAAGCCCCTCCCAATCTGGCAGCCGGACCCCATTCTACCGGCGGAGCCAGGACGCGAGTACAAGCGGCTGGGCCGTGTCGTGGTGGAACTCATGGCTACGGAGAAGGAGGCCCGGGGCACCTATACCCTCATCCTGTGGGACGCGGCTCGGCAACGCGCCGTGACACTCGACAATGTGACGTTTCCGTAG
- a CDS encoding restriction endonuclease, which produces MRKTMREIAKWIAKFPDGLMELEWPELERVLREVFEGLGFVTRLTPLAQDGGFDLELSCAKDGKPITFLVEIKHWTPPSRPGRRILKSFFDVVVKNSATAGLLLSSSGFSSDAIAGRTEVERQRVRLGDHSKIVTLCQYYVQREAGLWVETTPLPDLLFGDTI; this is translated from the coding sequence TTGCGAAAGACTATGCGGGAAATCGCCAAATGGATCGCAAAATTCCCAGACGGACTTATGGAATTGGAATGGCCTGAACTCGAAAGGGTGCTCCGAGAGGTTTTCGAGGGCCTGGGATTCGTGACGCGGCTCACCCCGCTAGCACAGGACGGCGGGTTCGACCTGGAACTCTCTTGCGCGAAGGATGGAAAACCCATCACTTTCCTCGTTGAAATCAAGCATTGGACTCCACCATCCCGACCTGGACGAAGGATTCTGAAGAGTTTCTTCGATGTGGTGGTCAAGAATTCGGCGACGGCAGGGCTTCTGCTCTCCAGTTCTGGCTTTAGTAGTGATGCTATCGCTGGGAGGACGGAGGTTGAGCGCCAAAGAGTTCGCCTGGGCGACCACAGCAAGATCGTTACTTTGTGCCAGTACTACGTTCAGCGCGAGGCGGGGCTCTGGGTTGAAACCACTCCGCTGCCCGATCTCCTGTTCGGGGACACCATCTAA
- a CDS encoding type III restriction-modification system endonuclease, producing MKLHFEPNLDYQLRAINGVCDLFRGQEVCRTAFTVTRGALGGAALLPGMENEQGTGNRLQLLPDQVLENLKDVQLRNGLRPAEELESGDFTVEMETGTGKTYVYLRTIFELNKRYGFTKFVIVVPSIAIKEGVYKSLQMTEDHFRSIYAGTPFDYFIYDSGKLGQVRNFATSPHIQIMIVTVGAMSRFGDEAEAVAEEADEQRRREKSKNVMYRPSEKTGGEKPIDLISATRPILIVDEPQSVDGGLDGRGRQALARMKPLCTLRYSATHVDKHHMVYRLDAIDAYEQKLVKQIEVASATVDGAHNRPYVKLVSVASNRGGVTAKIEVDAQRPGGVRRVELTVEDGDDLELATSRPLYRDHRIGEIRAGRGQKLLELRVPGIDPVWLTPGQAFGDVDPMEMQRQMIRRTIQEHLDKEKRLRPQGIKVLSLFFIDQVDRYRQYDAQGTAIKGPYARIFEEEYRRMASRPDYVTLFKEVDLSRDASEIHDGYFSVDKHGGWTDTAENNQQSRDSAERAYNLIMKDKERLLSLETPLKFIFSHSALREGWDNPNVFQICTLRDIRTERERRQTIGRGLRLCVNQKGERVRGFDVNTLTVVATESYQEFAENLQREIEADTGIRFGIVEAHQFATISVKGEAGRPALLGAEKSKAVWDHLRAAGHIDTRGKVQDSLRKALKDGSLSLPPEFEAIQKEIEQVLRKLAGRLEIKDADLRKPIGTRREVLLGEDFRALWDRIKHRTTYRLEFDNEKLIADCVRSVREAPRVPKARLLWTTAELVIGKAGVDAKETQTSAPVFLEEAQVELPDILTELQDRTQLTRRTIYRVLTESGRLDDFKRNPQQFIDFVAHAINGCKQLAVVEGIKYQRLGDEHYYAQQLFEEKELTGYLKNMMAASKSVHDHVVYDSDVEASFADQLEKNAAVKVYTKLPGWFTVPTPLGGYNPDWAVLVQTDEGERVYFVVETKGDLFVNDLRDKERAKIECGKAHFASLGVSEPPLKYTVARTLDQVLSEVEPT from the coding sequence ATGAAGCTACACTTCGAACCGAACCTCGACTACCAGCTCCGCGCCATCAACGGGGTCTGTGACCTGTTCCGCGGTCAGGAGGTCTGTCGCACCGCGTTCACTGTGACGCGCGGGGCGCTCGGCGGTGCCGCGCTCCTCCCCGGCATGGAGAATGAACAGGGAACCGGCAACCGACTCCAATTGCTCCCGGACCAGGTACTGGAGAACCTCAAGGACGTCCAGCTCCGCAACGGCCTACGCCCCGCAGAAGAACTCGAGTCTGGCGACTTCACCGTGGAAATGGAGACCGGCACCGGGAAGACCTACGTCTACCTGCGCACCATCTTCGAGCTGAATAAGCGCTACGGCTTCACCAAGTTCGTAATTGTCGTGCCGTCCATCGCCATCAAGGAGGGGGTCTACAAGTCCCTTCAGATGACCGAGGACCATTTCCGCAGTATCTACGCGGGAACGCCGTTCGACTACTTCATCTACGACTCGGGGAAGCTTGGACAGGTCCGCAATTTCGCCACCAGCCCACACATCCAGATCATGATCGTCACCGTCGGCGCCATGAGCCGGTTCGGCGATGAGGCCGAGGCCGTCGCGGAGGAAGCCGACGAACAACGCCGTCGCGAGAAGTCGAAGAATGTGATGTACCGCCCGAGCGAGAAGACCGGCGGCGAGAAACCCATCGACCTCATCAGCGCCACCAGGCCCATCCTCATCGTTGATGAACCGCAGAGCGTGGACGGCGGACTCGACGGCCGAGGCCGACAGGCTCTCGCGCGAATGAAACCCTTGTGCACACTCCGCTACTCGGCGACGCATGTCGATAAGCACCACATGGTCTACCGGCTCGACGCGATCGACGCCTACGAACAGAAACTTGTCAAACAGATTGAGGTCGCCTCGGCCACCGTCGACGGCGCCCACAACCGACCGTACGTGAAGCTCGTCTCCGTTGCGAGCAACCGCGGTGGGGTTACCGCGAAGATCGAGGTGGATGCGCAGCGACCGGGCGGCGTTCGGCGCGTCGAGCTCACCGTCGAAGACGGCGACGATCTCGAGCTGGCCACGAGCCGACCGCTCTACCGCGACCACCGGATAGGCGAGATCCGTGCCGGACGCGGACAGAAGTTGCTGGAACTCCGAGTGCCGGGCATCGACCCGGTTTGGCTGACGCCCGGCCAAGCCTTTGGCGACGTCGACCCGATGGAGATGCAGCGGCAGATGATTCGACGAACCATCCAAGAGCACCTCGATAAGGAGAAGAGGCTCCGGCCCCAGGGGATCAAGGTTCTCAGCCTTTTCTTCATCGATCAGGTGGACCGCTACCGGCAGTACGATGCGCAGGGCACGGCAATCAAGGGACCCTACGCACGGATCTTCGAGGAAGAATATCGGCGCATGGCTTCGCGCCCGGACTATGTCACGCTATTCAAGGAGGTCGACCTCTCGCGGGACGCCAGCGAGATCCACGACGGGTACTTCTCCGTCGACAAACACGGCGGCTGGACTGACACCGCCGAGAACAACCAGCAGAGCCGGGACAGCGCGGAGCGGGCCTACAACCTGATCATGAAGGACAAGGAGCGGCTGTTGAGCCTGGAGACACCGCTCAAATTCATATTCTCCCACTCGGCGCTGCGCGAAGGCTGGGATAACCCCAACGTCTTCCAGATCTGCACTCTGCGAGACATCCGAACCGAACGCGAACGCCGCCAAACCATCGGACGGGGGCTCCGGCTGTGCGTGAACCAGAAGGGAGAGCGCGTTCGCGGCTTTGACGTTAATACTCTCACGGTCGTCGCCACTGAGAGCTACCAAGAGTTCGCAGAGAACTTGCAGCGTGAAATCGAGGCTGACACCGGCATCCGCTTCGGCATCGTCGAAGCGCACCAATTCGCGACGATCTCTGTGAAGGGAGAGGCCGGGAGACCGGCTCTGCTAGGCGCGGAAAAGTCGAAGGCGGTATGGGATCACCTGCGTGCGGCCGGCCATATCGACACGCGCGGAAAGGTGCAGGACTCGCTTCGCAAGGCGCTGAAGGATGGGTCCCTGTCACTGCCGCCGGAGTTCGAGGCCATCCAGAAGGAGATCGAGCAAGTCCTCCGCAAACTCGCGGGGCGGCTGGAAATCAAGGACGCCGACCTGCGCAAACCGATTGGCACCCGGCGCGAAGTTCTCCTTGGCGAGGATTTCAGGGCGCTTTGGGACCGGATCAAGCACCGGACCACCTACCGGCTGGAGTTCGACAACGAGAAGCTCATCGCAGATTGTGTGCGGTCCGTCCGCGAGGCACCACGTGTGCCAAAGGCGCGGCTCCTATGGACGACGGCGGAGCTCGTGATCGGTAAAGCGGGCGTGGACGCGAAGGAGACCCAAACCTCTGCTCCGGTGTTCCTTGAGGAAGCCCAGGTCGAGTTGCCCGACATCCTCACCGAATTGCAAGACCGGACCCAGCTCACCCGGCGGACGATTTATCGGGTGCTGACTGAGAGCGGTCGGCTGGACGACTTCAAGCGAAACCCGCAGCAGTTCATCGACTTCGTGGCCCACGCAATCAACGGGTGCAAGCAGCTCGCGGTGGTAGAGGGGATCAAGTACCAGCGACTCGGCGACGAGCACTACTACGCCCAGCAGCTCTTCGAGGAGAAGGAGCTTACTGGTTATCTCAAGAACATGATGGCGGCTTCCAAGTCAGTACACGACCACGTGGTCTACGACTCGGACGTCGAAGCGTCGTTCGCCGACCAGCTAGAGAAGAACGCTGCGGTGAAGGTCTACACCAAGCTCCCAGGCTGGTTCACCGTCCCCACCCCTCTCGGTGGGTACAACCCGGACTGGGCCGTGCTGGTCCAGACCGATGAGGGCGAGCGGGTTTACTTCGTGGTCGAGACCAAGGGCGACCTGTTCGTGAACGACCTCCGCGACAAGGAGCGCGCGAAAATCGAATGTGGCAAGGCACACTTCGCCAGCCTTGGCGTCAGCGAGCCGCCGCTCAAGTACACCGTCGCGCGGACGCTCGATCAGGTCCTTAGCGAAGTCGAGCCAACCTAA
- a CDS encoding helix-turn-helix domain-containing protein: MDEKLRHALGEAARTARLRLGLTQAEVAKKVRLKPGVYGRVERGAMVPSVPTLRRICETLAISSDVLLSLGAQAHEVTAPAPPPAAGEHPELSRIIHVLQGWPPERLALLRKLLETAGTHLSDVS; this comes from the coding sequence ATGGACGAGAAGCTGCGACACGCTCTGGGGGAAGCTGCTCGAACTGCTCGCCTGCGGCTGGGCCTCACGCAGGCGGAGGTGGCCAAGAAGGTGCGCCTGAAGCCCGGCGTCTACGGCCGGGTCGAGCGGGGCGCCATGGTGCCCAGCGTGCCCACGCTGCGGCGCATCTGCGAGACCCTGGCCATCTCCTCGGACGTGCTCCTGTCCCTGGGTGCCCAGGCCCACGAGGTAACGGCGCCGGCCCCTCCGCCCGCGGCCGGTGAGCACCCCGAGTTGAGCCGCATCATCCACGTCCTTCAGGGGTGGCCGCCGGAGCGGTTGGCGCTCTTGCGCAAGCTGCTGGAGACGGCCGGTACCCACCTCTCCGACGTGAGCTAA